From Salvia splendens isolate huo1 chromosome 3, SspV2, whole genome shotgun sequence, a single genomic window includes:
- the LOC121793424 gene encoding acid phosphatase 1-like, translated as MGPQIFLFVLATLFLSSHAQNNAVANPILQLRPLSGAGGHHIKGVNCQSWRLAVETNNLQGWTLVPQSCESYVGHYMLGHQYRLDCEAVADAAIEYAKTVKPAADGKDVWVFDIDETTLSNLPYYARSDVEFGAIAYNDTKFNEWVAEGKAPPVPAILNLYLEVQSLGFKTVFLSGTAAKFTGVRIANLHESGYHEWEKLILKGDDQHGKTAVQYKSDKRTDLVKQGYRIVGNVGDQWSDLIGTNVGSRTFKVPDPMYYIA; from the exons ATGGGGCCTCAAATCTTCCTCTTTGTTCTAGCAACTCTATTCCTATCTTCGCATGCACAAAACAACGCCGTTGCAAATCCAATCCTTCAGCTCCGCCCCCTCTCCGGCGCCGGCGGCCACCACATCAAGGGGGTGAACTGCCAGAGCTGGAGGCTGGCGGTGGAGACCAACAACCTCCAAGGGTGGACGTTGGTGCCGCAGTCGTGCGAGAGCTACGTCGGCCACTACATGCTCGGCCACCAGTACCGCCTCGACTGCGAAGCCGTGGCCGACGCCGCAATCGAGTATGCCAAAACCGTCAAGCCCGCCGCCGACGGCAAGGACGTATGGGTCTTTGATATTGACGAAACTACCCTCTCCAACTTGCCATATTATGCTCGATCGGATGTCGAATTCGG GGCAATAGCATACAATGACACGAAGTTCAACGAGTGGGTGGCGGAAGGGAAGGCGCCCCCGGTCCCGGCCATCCTAAACCTCTACCTCGAGGTCCAGTCACTAGGGTTTAAGACAGTTTTCTTATCAGGAACAGCTGCGAAATTCACAGGCGTAAGGATCGCTAATTTACACGAAAGTGGCTATCACGAATGGGAGAAACTCATCCTCAA gGGAGATGATCAGCATGGGAAAACGGCTGTGCAGTACAAATCTGATAAGAGGACTGATTTAGTGAAGCAAGGTTATAGAATTGTGGGAAATGTGGGAGATCAATGGAGTGATTTGATTGGTACAAATGTTGGAAGCCGTACATTCAAAGTGCCAGATCCAATGTACTACATTGCTTGA
- the LOC121795456 gene encoding uncharacterized protein LOC121795456 — MHHPFQPAHPTFPQNTTPTAFRGSQLRLEAPKFDGQDPTGWLFRISEYFDFYATAPTERLRLVGLLLEGPTSEWFQWVRNNIILSSWDDFVAQVRLRFDPGHFEDYFGALSKLQQTSTILAYQTEFERLLNKISGVAEPALVSVFIAGLKPLLRRDLTLRRPTSLAAAFALARELSAQYVDTISAATTPQCRQWSSATSSTPSLSSTPPPTSSTNLPLPSTRSDRPIRRLTTAEKLAKDAQGLCYWCDKKWHRNHRCQSRLLLFVGDDDESLDSSTPLDPSADDIPIADVSTLQSLSASSSPRSLRLTGTVIGSPVQVLIDGGSTHNFVHPNIVEKLQLHVQPTTPFRVYVGNGDSLSCTNQCLEVRLHIQGYEFLVDLFILPIHGPGIVLGVQWLQLLGRVTHDYASLTMEFTWHDSPVLLRGDTSPLRQISMNHLFSLADAESLSACYEIVVLPRSAPQLLQPSDPPSDLHPSVREVLLAHAPVFSPPQGLPPRRLFDHRVFLKTGTSPVHVRPYRYPHFQKCEIEKMVQEMLDQGLIRPSRSPFSSPVLLVKKKDVTFRFCVDYRALNAVTVPDHFPIPTADELFDELGAA, encoded by the coding sequence ATGCACCATCCATTCCAGCCTGCTCATCCCACCTTTCCTCAAAACACTACACCAACAGCATTCCGCGGCTCCCAGCTTCGCCTCGAAGCCCCTAAATTCGATGGCCAAGACCCCACTGGCTGGCTTTTCCGTATATCAGAATATTTCGACTTTTATGCAACAGCCCCAACTGAGCGCCTTCGCTTGGTCGGTCTACTCCTCGAGGGCCCGACATCTGAATGGTTTCAATGGGTTCGTAACAACATCATCCTTTCTTCTTGGGATGATTTTGTGGCTCAAGTCCGCCTCCGCTTTGACCCTGGCCACTTTGAAGATTATTTTGGGGCTCTCTCCAAACTGCAACAAACCTCCACCATCCTCGCCTATCAAACAGAGTTCGAACGGTTGCTCAACAAGATTAGCGGTGTCGCCGAGCCAGCTTTGGTCTCGGTATTTATTGCGGGCCTCAAACCTCTCCTGCGCCGCGACCTTACTCTTCGTCGGCCGACTTCTCTAGCGGCGGCTTTTGCCTTGGCTCGTGAGCTCTCTGCTCAATATGTGGATACCATTTCTGCAGCCACTACTCCCCAATGCCGACAATGGTCTTCTGCAACTAGCTCCACTCCTTCACTATCCTCAACACCACCACCTACATCCAGCACCAATCTGCCACTGCCTTCCACTCGATCTGACCGCCCTATTCGGCGCCTCACCACTGCCGAAAAGTTAGCTAAAGATGCTCAAGGCTTGTGCTACTGGTGCGATAAAAAATGGCACCGAAATCATCGTTGTCAATCACGGTTGCTCTTGTTTGTTGGTGACGATGATGAGTCCCTGGACTCCTCTACTCCGCTGGACCCTTCCGCAGATGATATTCCAATCGCCGATGTGTCCACCTTGCAAAGTCTCTCGGCCTCTTCCAGTCCACGTTCGCTCCGCCTCACCGGCACTGTTATTGGCTCTCCAGTGCAAGTTCTTATTGATGGCGGAAGTACGCACAATTTTGTCCATCCTAATATTGTGGAGAAACTCCAACTACATGTGCAGCCCACTACCCCATTTCGGGTCTATGTAGGAAATGGAGATTCTTTATCTTGCACCAACCAATGCCTCGAGGTCCGCCTCCATATTCAAGGGTACGAGTTTCTGGTGGATTTATTTATACTACCCATTCATGGGCCAGGTATTGTGCTCGGAGTTCAGTGGCTCCAATTGCTCGGGAGAGTGACTCATGACTATGCCTCTCTAACCATGGAATTCACTTGGCACGACTCCCCAGTTTTGCTGCGTGGTGATACATCTCCTCTGCGTCAGATTTCGATGAATCATTTATTTTCATTAGCAGATGCGGAGTCCCTATCGGCCTGCTATGAAATTGTTGTGCTTCCTCGGTCAGCACCGCAACTGTTGCAGCCTTCAGATCCCCCCTCTGATCTCCATCCCTCCGTTCGTGAGGTATTGCTTGCACACGCCCCAGTTTTCAGTCCTCCTCAAGGATTACCGCCGCGACGCCTATTTGATCATAGGGTATTTCTTAAAACTGGTACCTCCCCGGTTCATGTACGGCCATATAGATATCCTCATTTTCAGAAGTGTGAAATAGAGAAAATGGTTCAAGAAATGCTGGACCAAGGGCTTATTCGTCCTAGCCGCAGCCCATTCTCCTCACCCGTTCTGCTCGTTAAAAAGAAGGATGTCACATTTCGCTTCTGTGTGGATTATAGAGCCCTTAATGCAGTCACCGTACCAGACCACTTTCCAATACCTACGGCTGAtgaactctttgatgaacttggTGCGGCGTAG
- the LOC121793928 gene encoding uncharacterized protein LOC121793928, with protein sequence MEGGQNSHDHMFQESWDQSETSSSSIGEDSDASNGSSSITSSDTVDDASSSSSLCDLSEIIEQLPIKRGLSQFYQGKSESFTSLSRVTSIEDLVKKSATAPCRRNLKASKSCGNGLHSYKMYTLPKAVIAKKSSRGVSSLSSLPSKRGGVVINSKPPLR encoded by the exons ATGGAAGGAGGGCAAAACAGTCATGATCATATGTTTCAAGAATCATGGGATCAATCAGAAACTTCATCTTCATCAATAGGAGAAGATTCAGATGCTTCAAATGGATCATCCTCCATAACGTCATCTGACACAGTGGATGAtgcatcttcatcttcatctctTTGTGATCTGTCAGAGATCATTGAGCAATTGCCTATCAA AAGAGGGCTTTCCCAGTTTTATCAAGGGAAATCAGAGTCTTTCACATCACTTTCAAGGGTGACAAGCATTGAAGATCTGGTGAAGAAATCAGCAACAGCTCCTTGTAGAAGAAATTTGAAGGCTTCAAAGAGCTGTGGAAATGGTTTGCATAGCTACAAGATGTATACTCTGCCTAAGGCTGTCATAGCAAAGAAATCTTCAAGGGGTGTTTCTTCTCTCTCATCACTCCCTAGCAAGAGAGGGGGTGTTGTCATTAACAGCAAGCCCCCTCTTAGATGA